Proteins encoded within one genomic window of Glycine soja cultivar W05 chromosome 1, ASM419377v2, whole genome shotgun sequence:
- the LOC114410122 gene encoding uncharacterized protein LOC114410122, with protein MAEEPRRGTLEDYSSSSVPQFFTSIAQPEVQAQTITYPPSLIQLIQNNLFHGLPNEDPYVHLATYIEICNTIRLAGVPEVVVCAICGGAHDSGCCIPNEELAHEVNYMGNQPRHNFNAAGFSGFQHGQQYNQQQGQWRNHPVSMSNQKSTESAIKNLEVQVGELAKQLADRPSSNFSSNTEKNPKEECKVVMKRNRVATHVDEGKAEKKVEEHKQQLAAELTLEPVSDFVELEEDKERHLARFLDIFKKLEITLPFGEALQQMPLYAKFLKDMLTKKNRYIHSGTIVVEGNCSAIIQRIIPPKHKDPGSVTILCSIGEIAVGKALIDLGANINLMPLSMCWQLGELEIRPTRMTLQLADRSITRPYGVIEDVLVRVKHLIFPADFVVIDIEEDVDIPLILGRPFMSTISCVVDMRKRKLQMAIED; from the exons ATGGCAGAAGAGCCAAGGAGAGGGACCCTAGAAGACTATTCAAGTTCAAGtgtaccacaatttttcactagcATTGCACAACCAGAGGTTCAAgcccaaacaatcacatatcCTCCATCATTGATTCAGCTAATTCAGAATAATCTATTTCATGGtttaccaaatgaagacccatatgTGCACCTAGCCACTTACATTGAAATCTGCAATACTATTAGGCTGGCTGGTGTGCCTGAA GTTGTAGTGTGTGCCATCTGTGGTGGAGCTCACGATTCTGGCTGTTGTATCCCCAATGAAGAACTAGCTCATGAAGTCAATTATATGGGGAACCAGCCAAGACACAATTTCAATGCAGCTGGATTCTCTGGATTCCAGCATGGCCAACAGTATAATCAACAACAGGGACAATGGAGAAATCACCCT GTTTCTATGTCTAACCAGAAGAGCACAGAGTCTGCCATAAAGAATTTGGAAGTCCAAGTGGGAGAGCTCGCAAAACAGTTGGCGGATAGGCCATCAAGCAACTTTAGTAGTAACACTGAGAAAAATCCAAAGGAGGAATGTAAAGTTGTCATGAAAAGGAACAGAGTGGCAACCCATGTTGATGAAGGAAAAGCTGAGAAGAAGGTGGAGGAACATAAACAACAGCTGGCAGCTGAGCTGACACTTGAACCTGTTTCTGATTTCGTTGAACTTGAGGAA GATAAAGAGCGACACTTAGCCAGATTTCttgacatcttcaagaagcTGGAGATCACATTGCCTTTTGGAGAAGCTCTCCAACAGATGCcactctatgccaaatttttaaaagacatgCTGACGAAGAAGAATCGGTATATCCATAGTGGCACGATagttgtggaaggaaattgtagtgctaTCATTCAACGCATCATTCCACcgaagcacaaagatcctggaaGTGTCACCATCCTGTGTTCTATTGGTGAGATTGCAGTAGGCAAGGCTCTCATTGACTTGGGAGCCAAtatcaatttaatgcctctctccatgtgcTGGCAACTTGGAGAGTTAGAGATAAGGCCCACTCGTATGACCTTACAGTTGGCTGATCGCTCCATCACAAGACCctatggagtgattgaagacGTTTTGGTTAGGGTCAAACATTTGATCTTTCCAGCTGATTTTGTAGTGATAGACATTGAAGAAGATGTTGACATTCCCCTAATTCTTGGAAGACCTTTTATGTCTACCATAAGCTGTGTGGTAGACATGAGGAAGAGGAAACTACAAATGGCCATAGAAGACTAG